A single genomic interval of Salvelinus sp. IW2-2015 unplaced genomic scaffold, ASM291031v2 Un_scaffold9073, whole genome shotgun sequence harbors:
- the LOC112079684 gene encoding carbonic anhydrase-related protein 10-like isoform X1, whose protein sequence is MGLNIEEIYPETSSFITYDGSMTIPPCFETATWILMNKPVYITQMQMHSLRLLSQNQPSQIFLSMSDNVRPVQPLNNRCIRTNINFSMQGKDCPNNRAQKLQYRANISGQLLHKM, encoded by the exons ATGGGCCTGAACATCGaggagatttacccagaaaccTCTAGTTTTATCACATATGACGGGTCGATGACCATCCCGCCTTGCTTTGAGACGGCCACGTGGATCCTGATGAATAAGCCAGTGTACATCACACAAATGCAG atgcACTCCTTACGACTGTTGAGTCAGAACCAGCCGTCTCAGATCTTCCTGAGTATGAGCGACAACGTTCGCCCGGTCCAACCTCTGAACAACCGCTGCATCCGGACCAACATCAACTTCAGCATGCAGGGCAAAGACTGTCCCAACAACAGGGCCCAGAAGCTCCAGTACCGAG CCAATATATCTGGGCAACTGCTGCACAAAATGTGA
- the LOC112079684 gene encoding carbonic anhydrase-related protein 10-like isoform X2, whose product MGLNIEEIYPETSSFITYDGSMTIPPCFETATWILMNKPVYITQMQMHSLRLLSQNQPSQIFLSMSDNVRPVQPLNNRCIRTNINFSMQGKDCPNNRAQKLQYRVNEWLLK is encoded by the exons ATGGGCCTGAACATCGaggagatttacccagaaaccTCTAGTTTTATCACATATGACGGGTCGATGACCATCCCGCCTTGCTTTGAGACGGCCACGTGGATCCTGATGAATAAGCCAGTGTACATCACACAAATGCAG atgcACTCCTTACGACTGTTGAGTCAGAACCAGCCGTCTCAGATCTTCCTGAGTATGAGCGACAACGTTCGCCCGGTCCAACCTCTGAACAACCGCTGCATCCGGACCAACATCAACTTCAGCATGCAGGGCAAAGACTGTCCCAACAACAGGGCCCAGAAGCTCCAGTACCGAG tgAATGAGTGGCTGCTAAAATAG